CACGAGCCTGCGACCGACGGCCTCGCGCGAGTCGCTGTACGAGGACGGCACGCTGTCCGCCGTACGGGACACCTTGGGCGACCGGATCCGGGACTGGCTCACGGGGCTCGCGGCCAGCGACCCGGCGCTGCTGCACCGGTTCATCGATACCCACCACCTCGCGGTGAAGGCGCTGGCGCGCTACGACGACGAGCTGCTGCGGGTGGTGCTGCCGTGGCTGCCGTTCGAGACCACCGACGGCAACGTCACGCTGGAGGAGTTCGCACGCACGCACTCGGCGCTGCTGGTCACCCGCAGTGTGGAGGAGTTCCGGCAGGTCGCCCCGATCGCCGCGGCGGCCGGCCTGGGCGTGGTCAACGGCGGCTACACCTACGACCGCGATCTCGTTCACCGGCTGCCGGAGATCCGTCCCGGCACCTCCGTGAGCGATCTCGACCCGGCCACGGTCACCGCCCATCTGGACGCGGTGGACCCGACGGCCGAACTGCGAGCGGCGGCGTTCCTGCTCGTCGCCCGGGAGACGATCGGCACCCACGACTGCGATGTCGTGCTGCGCGACTTCCAGCCGGTGACCGCCCCGGCACTGCTGCTCGACAACCGGGAGGCACGCCACGAGCGGACCCGGTCGAGCCTCGCCGCCGAGAGCGACGGTCTGTGGGCCGACATCCTGGGCTCTCTGCGGCACGAGACGCCGCGCGCCCAGCTGGTCCTGAACCACCTCAACCCGCTGGTGCGCCAAGCGATCACGATCGCCGAGCGCGGTCTGGCCGTCACCACAGCCGAGGCGCTGTACGGGCAGGCCCTGCTGCTCAGCCGCCGCCCGCTGAAGGCGAGCGAGAGCGCCCTGCTGAACCGGGCCTTCATCGGCCTGCTCACCCACGCCATGCACAACCCCGGCACGGACGCGGACGGCTCCGGGCCCCGGAAGGACATCTGATGCTGGACACCCCCGAGGCCGTGGTCGAGGCGCTACGTGAGAACCACGACCGCCCGCACGGTCCGCAGCGCACCGTGACAGCCGAAGAACTCGTGGAGGCGGCAGGACAGTTCGAGAAGCCGGACGTCCTGGTCACCGCTCTGCTGGAGCTCATGACGGCGTACGAGTTCACTGGCGAGAACCGCAAGTCGCCGGTCGTCTTCGGTCGGCTGCTGAAGCTGTGGGACGAGTCTCCGGAGGAATTCAGCGAGTGGGAGGCACACCAGGTCTACTGGCGGTTCAAGTGGGTGGCTACCTCGCTGCTCGACGTGCCCGAGGTGTCGCTGGCCTCCATCCGCGGCTGGACCGACGAGGCCCGGCGCCGGTACGAGGAAGCCGGGCACGGCATGCAGCCCGTGGCGGCGATGCGCTACCACGTCGCGGCCCACACGGGCACGGGGGTCGCCGACGCGTACGACCTGTGGGTCACCCGACCGCGCACCGAGCTGAGCGACTGCGACGCGTGCGAGACCCGGCACCTCGCCACGCACCAGTTGAACGGGGGCGACGACGCCGGGGCACTCGACACACTTCGGCCGGTCCTCGACGAGGGGATCGGCTGCACCGAGGAACCGCAGATGAGCCAGGCGCTGGCACTCGGGGCGCTACTGCGCTCCGGCCGGCTCGACGAGGCCCGCTCGCACCACCTGACCGGCTACCGCAGGGTCCGCGGCAACACCGGCATGCAGACCTGGGTCGGCCGGCATCTGGAGTTCTGCGTGCTGTCCCGCAACGAGGGTCGCGGCCTGGAGATACTCGCCGAGAACCGGCCGCTGTTCGAGGCGACCGGCGCTCCGCTGGCCCATCTGGACTTCCTGACCGGCGTCGAGCTGCTGCTTGCCCGGATCGTCGAGGACGGGCATGCCGACACGGTCGTCGCGGGCCCGCCGGGACGGAGCTGGGCGGCGGACGAACTGCTCACGCACGTCCGCACCGAGGCGGACCGGCTGACGGCGGCGTTCGACACCCGCAACGGCACGACGGCGGTCGGGGACCGTCGCCGGGAGCGTCTGTCGCAGCGTCCGCTCCTCGACGCGCCGCTGCCGCTCGGTCTGAGGACGCCGGTCGCCCGCCCGACTGCGACTGCGACTGCGACTGCGACTGCGACTGCGACGACGGCCCCCGCCACCGTCGCGGTTCCCGAGGACTTCGTGGCCCTGGTGCGCGAGGCACGGCGGATGGCGAGCGCGGGCCACCCCGGCGACACCCGGCTGTGGACCCGGATCGCCGAGCGCCTGGCCGACGGCAGCGCGGTGCACGACGAGGTGCTCGGCCCGCAGGAGCTGCTGCGCGCCGAGCTCGCCGAGCAGCAGGCGGCTGAGCTGACGATGGCGGACCGCGACGACGAGGCCGCCGCGGAGGCGCGCCGGGCCGCGGAGCTGTACGAGCGGCTCGGCATGCCGTGGCAGGCGCTGTCCACGCGGGCCCGGGCCGTCGCCTGGTCGAGCACGTCGACCGCCGGGCCGGCAGGAGAAGCCGAGCGGCTGGACTCCGACGGGATCCGGGACGCCCTCGACGAACTCCTCCACGAGGCCGAACGGCTCTGCACCGAGGTCCCGTTCACGGGCGAAGCCCTCGGGGCGGCGGAGGCTGCGGCCTGCGACGACCTGGGGCAGGAGCGCAAGCTGGCGTACCTCACGGTGCACTACGCGCGCACATACGCGGCCTATCGGGAGCTGGGCCGCGGCGGTCCGGAGGCCTCCCCGTGCGCCGTCGAGCGCTTCGAGGGGTGCGTCCGGGCCCTGCACACCGAGGCGGAGCGGCTGTCCGTCCTTCACCAGGTCGCCAACGCCCGGCAGTTCGCCGCTGACGTGGCCGCCCGCAGCGGCGACCTCGTGCGTGCCGAGGAGGGGCTGCGCGCCGCGCTGAAGGACCTGGACGCCGCCGGCCGGCCGTGGCGCGGTTCGCGTCCGCGTGCCCTGCTCGCCCAGATCCTGATGGCACAGGAGCGACCGCAGGAAGCGGTGGAGCTGCTCCACCAGGCGATCGCGGACGCGGTGCGGTACGACGACGCGGACTTCCCCGTGGCGCCGACGTACGCGCTGCTCGGCCACGCGGTCTCGCACTCTGGCGACCACGCGGGTGCGGTGCGCCACCTGTCGGAGGCGGCCGCGCGGTTCGACCAGTCCGGAATGTCGGAGGACGCGGCGGACGTGCGGCTGCAACTGGTCGACGTCCTGATGCGGACGGGCCGGCAGGCCGACGCGGTCGCGGTCCTGGAGTCGCTGGTCGGCGAGGAAGCGGTGGCCGCGCTCGACGGGCGGATGGTCGCCCAGGCTCGGCTCATGCTGGCGCGCGGGCTGCGGGAACTGGAGGAGTTCCTGCCGTCGGCCGAGGAGTTCCTGCGATTGGCGGATGCCGTCTCCGGCTGGGAGGACGATGCCCCCATCCAGACCATGGTGACCGCTGAGACGGCCATCGCGCTGGCTCTGGCGGACCGCTGGGATGTGGCGGACACGGCGTACGAGCGGGCCCTGTCGGCGCACGCACAGGCACCGAACCCGTCCCTGATCATGCACATGATGTGCGAGTTCGCGCGTCTGGTCATGAACGCGCAGGACTCGGACGGCCTGGAGACGGCGCTGAAGCATCTCGCAGGGGCGGACGCGTTGGCGGCATCCGTGCCGGAGGGCACGGAGGGCTTCGTGCCCTGGTTCGAGCAGGGCACCGTGCACTACCGCCGGGGCCGTGTCCTGGCGGACGCGGAGCGGTTCGAGGAGGCCCTGGCCGAGATGGAGGCCGCCATCGCCGCCCACGAACAGGGCGGCGATGAGGGCGAGTCGGCGCGTGCCGAGGCGGTCCGGATCGCCGCGCTGATCGAGGGCGGCGCGCTGTGCCGGCTCAAGGAGGCCATCGCCCGGCTGACGACGGCGGCGGCACGCTGCCGGAAGGCAGGCCTCCCGGAGGCGGCGCAGATCCTCGGCTCGCTGCGGCAGGACTACATGTCGCGCCTGACGGAAGGTCGTTGAGCCGACACCGCGCCAACCGCCCCGGGCCCGACCGTGGTGCACGGCCGGGCCCGGGGCGGTCGCGGCCGATGTCGGAGCCCGCGGACAGTGGGGCTTGGCCGGTGGATCGATCGCGAACGACACCGTCTCCCCGAAGGCGGGGGTCTGACGTCTTCGGACAGCCCCGGTCGGCCGACGTCCGGGTGGCCCGACACCGACTCCAGCGCGGCTGGAGTGGCTCACGCGTCGAGTCGTCCTGACGGAGGTCGGCGGACACCAAGCGTGACGATCCTCAGCGACGGGCTCGGACGTCGTTCCTCTGCTGGTCGCTGCCGAATTCCCAGGACGCCTGTTGGTGCACGGTACGGAGCGGCGGATGTGGTACTGCCTAAGGGCTGTCCCGCAATCCCCGGCGGGCGTACGACGCCGGCCACGGCGCTCCCCCTGGCTTCGCCGGGAGGTGCCCCGGCGCTGCGTTGTCGAATCATCCGCATACGCCCGGTATGAGGATGGCTCTTCGCCTTGCGATGCGTCCCCTCGGCCCCAAGGGCCGGGGGGAGACCCCATACATCTGACGCCGCGCGTTGAACCGCCGGGCATTACGGGACAGCCCTGAGCACAAAGCGAGGACTGGCTCGTAACAGGCCGGAAAGGTACCAACCGTGTCCGATGAAGTACCGCGCCGAGAACCGCACGACCACGAACGCAAACCACCGGCCCGGAGCGCGCTGCCGGTGACCGCCGACCTGCCCGCGCTACCCGAGTCCGCGAGGCACGTCGGTACGGACCCGGTGGTGTTCGGTGTCACCGCCGCGTTGGCGCTCGCCTTCGTCGTCTGGGGCTCCGTCGCCACCGACACGCTGGGGCGGGTGTCGAACGCTCTGCTGTCCGGACTGATCCACAATTTCGGTTGGGCGTTCGTCCTGGCGGCATCCGGGTTCGTGGTCTTCGCGCTGTGGCTCGCCATCAGCCGCTACGGCTCCATCCCCCTCGGGCAGGACGGCGAGGGCCCGGAATTCCGCACGGTGTCATGGGTGGCCATGATGTTCAGCGCCGGTATGGGCATCGGCCTGATGTTCTACGGCGTCAGTGAGCCCCTCGCGCACTTCGTCGCTCCGCCGCCCGGGACCCACCCCGCCGACGCCGCTGCAGCCATGGCGACGTCCATGGCCACCACCCTGTTCCACTGGACGCTCCACCCGTGGGCCATCTACGCGGCGGCCGGTTTGGCGATCGCGTACAGCACCTTTCGCCGCCGCCGGCGGCAGACCGTCAGCGCCGTGTTCGTTCCCCTCATCGGCGAACGGCACGCGAACGGGACGAGCGGGCGCGTCATCGACATGCTGGCCATCTTCGCCACGCTGTTCGGCTCAGCGGCGTCGCTCGGGCTCGGCGCCCTCCAGATCGGCAGCGGTATCGGAGAACTGGGCTGGTTGCAGAAGGCGGGCACCGGGCTGCTCGTCGGCATCATCGCGGTACTGACGCTGGCCTTCGTCGCTTCCGCGGTGTCCGGGGTGGAGAAGGGCATCCAGTGGCTCTCCAACATCAACATGGTGCTCGCCCTGATCCTCGCGGTGTTCGTCTTCGTGGCCGGACCGACCATCGCCGTCCTCGACCTGCTGCCGACCTCGATCGCCACCTACTTCGGCGAGCTGCCGGAGCTCGCCGGTCGCACCGATGCCGCCAGCGGTTCCGGTGTGGCCGCCTGGCTCGGGACATGGACCGTCTTCTACTGGGCCTGGTGGATCTCATGGACCCCCTTCGTCGGCATGTTCATCGCCCGCATCAGCAGGGGGCGTACCATCCGCCAGTTCGTCGGCGGTGTCATCCTGGTGCCCAGCGTCGTCAGCCTGTGCTGGTTCGCGATCTTCGGCGGCACCGCGATGACGCTTCAGGGACGGGGACGCCTTGGCGCGGAGCAGACCCCTGAAGGCCAACTCTTCGACGTGCTCAGGCAGTTCCCCGCCGCCACGCTGACAAGCCTGTTGGTCATGGTGCTGGTCGGCATCTTCTTCGTCTCCGGTGCCGATGCCGCCTCGCTCGTCATGGGCGCCCTCTCCCAGAAGGGCGCACTGGAGCCCGGCCGCTTCGTCGTCGTCTTCTGGGGTCTGCTCACGGGGGCGGTCGCCGCGGTGATGCTCCTCGTGGGAGGCGGTCAGGCAGATGCGCTGGCCGGTCTGCAGAACCTGACGATCCTCGTCGCCGCACCGTTCGCGCTGGTGATGATCGGCATGTGTTTCTCGCTGGTGCGCGATCTACGGCACGACCCACTGATCGTGCGCGGCGAGCGGGGCGATGAGGCGGTCGGCGTCGCTGTCGTCGAGGGCCACGAGAAGTACGCCGGGGACTTCGTGATCCGCATCGGGCCGTCACCGCGGCCGACCGGGGCCGCGGAGGACGCCTCGCCTCGGCCGAAGTGAGCGGCGGTTCGGCCGGTCACGTGCCGTAGCCGTCGTGCACGGGGCCCGCTCAGACCGTCCTCGGGAAGATCCTGAGCACCCCCGTAGTTGGTGGAAGCGTGAACGACTTTGGGGAGAAGGACGCCGGACGACCGGTCGATGTGGTCGTCATCGGAGCCGGTCAGGCCGGTCTTTCGGCTGCCTACCATCTGCGGCGTGTGGGTTTGCGGCCCGATGAGGACTTCGTGGCGCTGGACCATGCCCCGAAGCCCGGTGGCGCCTGGCAGTTCCGCTGGGACTCGCTCACCTACGGCAAGGTGCACGGGATGCACGCGCTCCCGGGGATGGAGCTGGTCGGCGCGGCTGAGGGCCGTCCGTCGTCCGAGGTCATCGGCGACTACTTCGCCCGCTACGAGCAGGCCTTCGACCTCCGGGTACACCGGCCCGTGGATGTGCGCGCGGTGCGGGAGGGCGAAGGCGGCCGGCTGCTGGTCGAGTCGTCGGAAGGTGCCTACTCCGCACGCGCCCTGATCAATGCCACCGGCACCTGGGACCGGCCCTTCTGGCCGCGCTACCCCGGTCAGGAGGTCTTTCGCGGGCGTCAGTTGCACACATCGGACTACCCGGGCCCCGAGGCGTTCGCGGGGCTGCGGGTGGTCGTGGTGGGCGGGGGTGCGTCGGGGACCCAGCATCTGATGGAGATCGCGGACTTCGCCGCGGAGACCACCTGGGTGACACGGCGGCCGCCGGTGTTCCGTGAGGGGCCTTTCGGCGAGGTCCAGGGGCGTGCGGCGGTGGCCATGGTGGAGGAGCGGGTGCGGCGCGGGCTGCCGCCGCTGAGTGTGGTGTCGGTGACGGGACTAGCGCTGAACGAAGCGGTCCGACGGGCCCGGGCCGCAGGAGTGCTGGACCGGCTGCCGATGTTCGATCGGATCACCCCCTCCGGTGTGGCGTGGGACGACGGGCGCACGATCGACGCGGACGTGATCCTGTGGGCCACGGGCTTCCGTGCCGCGATCGACCATCTGTCGCCGCTGAGGCTGCGCGAGCCTGGGGGCGGTATCGCGGTGGACGGTACCCGCGCGGTGCGCGATGGGCGTGTTCACCTCGTCGGCTACGGCCCGTCGGCTTCGACGATCGGCGCGAATCGCGCGGGACGGGCCGCGGTGCACGAGATCCAGCGGCTGCTCGCGCGCGAGCCGGTGGTGGTCTCCGGATAGCTCAGGAAGCCGCTGCTGCCACCGTGGCCGGTGCCGCGTCTCGTCGCACCAGTGCCGCGTAGCGCCCGCCCCGCTCCATCAGTGCGGTATGACTGCCGCGTTCCGCGATCCGTCCGCCGTCCAGAACGACGATCTCGTCGGCGTCCCGCACTGTTGACAGCCGGTGGGCGATGGTGATGGTGGTGCGACCGGCCGACAGGGCGTCGATGGCCTGCTGCACCGCGTGCTCCGTTCGGGTGTCGAGCGCGCTGGTCGCCTCGTCCAGGATGAGCACCGGAGGGTCACGCAGGATGGTGCGCGCGATGGCGAGGCGCTGTTTCTCGCCGCCCGAGAAGCGGTAGCCGCGCTCGCCGACCAGGGTGTCGTACCCGTCGGGCAGGGATGCGATGTGGTCATGGATCTGGGCGGCGCGCGCGGCCGACTCGATCTCCTCGTCCGTGGCGCCGGGTTTGGCGAAGCGCAGATTCTCGGCGACCGAGGCGTGGAAGAGATAGGTCTCCTGGGAGACCACGCCCACCGCCTGCGCGAGGGTGTCGAAGGCCAGCTCGCGTACGTCGACACCGTCGAGCGTGACCCTGCCGCCTGTGACGTCGTACAGCCGGGGCACCAGATAGCTGAGTGTGGACTTCCCGGAGCCGGTGGGGCCGACGACGGCCAGGCTGCTGCCGGCCGGCACGGTGAGCTCGATTCCGCTGAGGGTCGGCTCGCCTCTGGCGTCGTAGCCGAATTCGACGCCCTCGAAGCGCACTTCGCCGCGTACCTTGTCCGGCCGGACCGGCTGCGCGGGTTCGGTGATGTCGACCGGCAGGTCCAGGTACTCGAAGATCCGCTGGAAGAGCGCCAGCGAGGTCTGGATCTGCACCCCGGTGGACAGCAGGCTCACGGCCGGGCGGAACAGGCCCTGCTGAAGCGAGACGAAGGCGACGAGGGTGCCGAGGGAGATCGCCGCACCGCCGCTCTGGAGCGTCAGTCCGGCCGCCCAGTACAGCAGCGCGGGCATGGCGGCCATGACGATGCCGATGGTGGACATCCGCCAGCGCCCCGCCATGCTGGAGCGCACCTCCAGGTCGACCAGCCGCTCGGACTCGTCGGCGAACGAGCGGGTGAGCGAATCGGCACGCCCCATGGTCCGGCCGAGCAGGATGCCGCTGACCGACAGCGATTCGGTGACCGTGGCGGCCATGGTCGCCATCTGCTTCTGTCGCTGGGCCGTGATGGCCTTGCGCTCCCGGCCGACCCTGCGGCTGATCGCGACGAAGACCGGGAGGAGAACGAGCGAGACCACGGTGAGCCGCCAGTCGAGCGCGAGCATCGCGACGACGGTGGCGACCACTGCGGTCAGGTTGGAGACCAGGGAGGTGGCGGTGGAGGTGACCGTCGCCTGCATTCCGCCGATGTCGTTGGCGATGCGCGACTGGACCTCTCCGGTGCGCGTCCTGGTGAAGAAGGCCAGCGGCATCCGCTGGAGCCGGGCGTAGACGCCCGTGCGCAGGTCATGCATGACCCGCTGGCCGACAGTGGTCGAGATCAGCGTCTGGAGCACGCCGAAGACGCTCGTCGTCACCGCCGTCAGGATCATCCCGAGTGCGAGCAGCGAGAGCAGCCCCGTGCGGCCCTGCGGGATCGCGGTGTCGAGGATCTCCCGGAGCAGGAACGGCGAGGCCACCGAGACGAGCGACGAGGCGCCGACGAGCAGACCGACGATTGCCAGCCTGCCGCGGTAGGGCTTGAAGAGCCGCACGATGCGCCGGAGTTCCGCGGGCCGGCGGTCGGGGAAGGCGGCGCGGGACGGGTCGATGGGACGGTCGGGGGGCGTCCAGGTGGGATCGCTGTGAGGGCGCATGGGCTCCTTCGGAGGCAAGGGAACGGCTCAGGCGGCGGGACGATTGCCGCGACACCACATGAGGAGCATAGCTCATTGTTACCTATACTCACAATGAGCCAGGTCCTGATAGTGTTTCCGCATGAACGCCCCCGTGCCCGCGCCCGATGCGGATGGCCTGCTGGCCGAGCAGCTGCTGCGGCTGACCCGACGGCTCCACCGGATTCAGAAGCGGCACTTGGAGCCGGTCGGCGTCACGCCCGCTCAGTCCCGGCTGCTGCGGGTGCTGGCGCACTACGACGGGGCGCCCCGGATGGCCGACCTCGCCGACCGCCTCGAAGTGGTCCCGCGCGCGGTGACCACGCTGGTGGACGGTCTGGAGGCGAACGGCCGGGTGCGCCGCGTACAGGATCCGGCCAACCGGCGCGTCGTACGTGTGGAGCTGACCGATCTCGGGCTCGCCACGCTCAGGGAGCTGCGCGGTGCCCGGCGGGCGGCCGCGGAGGACATCCTGGCGCCGCTGAACGCCGAGCAGCGTGAGGCGCTCGGTGGACTGCTGTCCGCGCTGGTGCCTTGACAACCCGCCCTTGGGCCCTGCCCGACGGGGTGTGATCCGGCGCGGCCGACCGGGCCCGGAGCCGGCGGGGTTCGGGCCATCCCGGAGCGGGGCGGCGGAAATTCGTTTGCCCCAGTTCCCGGCGGGGGCGAACCTGCTGTTCCGATACGGTTTTCCGAACGATCTGGGATGTCATGCAGATTCGCGACCTTCCGTATGCCGATCCAGGCACCCCGGACGTCCGCTCCGGCCTCAGGTTCCTCATCTGGCTCGGGCGCGGGCAGCTCGGCGGGCAGTTCCGCGCGCTGGCCTGGGGGCTGGTGCACTTCGGCTCGGTGCTGGCACTCCCCTACGGCGTGGGTTTCGCCGTACAAGCCGTCGTGGAACGATCTGCCGGCGGACTCGCGCTGGCGGGCGGGCTGCTCGCGGTCTCCGGCATCGCCATCGCGCTCGGCGACACCATGATGCACCGTGCCACGGTCACCAACTGGATCACCGCGGCGGCCAGGACACAGCAGTTGCTCGCTCGCAGCACCGCCGAGCTGGGTAACGCGCTCACCAAGCGGGTGGCGGCCGGTGAGGTCGTCGCGGTCTCCACCGGGGACGTGGAGAAGATCGGCTGGTTCGTCGAGGCGGCCTCACGCTTCCTCGCCGCCGCGCTGACCATCGTCGCGATGGTCGTCGGGCTGCTGTTCTACCAGCCGGACCTCGGCCTCCTGGTGGCGGTCTGGGTCCCCGTGCTGGCCCTCGGTGTGCTGCCGCTCATGCCGCGCGCCACCAGGCTCGCGGACATCCAGCGCGAGAAGGCGGGCCGGGCGACCGAGCTGGCCTCCGACACCGTCGCCGGGCTGCGGGTGCTGCGTGGGATCGGCGGTGAGGAGCTCTTCCTCTCGCGCTACCGGCGCGCCTCCCAGCAGGTTCGCAAGGCGGCCGTCCGCAGTGCCCGCATGTGGGCCCTGATCAGCGCGCTCCAGGTGCTGCTGCCGGGGCTGCTGCTGGTGTGGGTGGTCTGGTACGGCATCGGTCTGGTGTCCGCCGGCCGGATCGACGTGGGCGAACTGGTGGCCGTTTACAGCGCGGTGATGCTGCTGTCCTATCCACTGCGCCCGGTCGAAGAGGTCGCCATGGCCTACAGCTTCGCGCAGCCGTCGGCTCGGCGGGCGGCGAGAGTGCTGTCACTGGAGCGGCCGCAGGGCGGTTCGGCGCAGGGCTCCCGCACTCGGGTGTCCGGTACGGAGGCATCCGGAGCGCAGCCGGTCGGACCGGCCGGTGGCGGTGCCGATCCGGCCGACGACGTACCGACGGGCGGCCCGCGGGGCGATGTACCGGCAGGTGACCTGTACGACCCCGCCAGTGGCCTGCTCGCCCCCGCGGGATCGCTGACGGCCGTCGTGTGCGGTGACCCCGACGCCGCGGGACGACTGGCCGAGCGTCTCGGCGGGCATCCCTCGGAGACACACGGGCTGCCGTCCGTGCGGCTCGGCGGCGTGGAACTGGACGCGTTGCCGCGGGACTCCGCGCGCACCACCGTGCTCGTGCAGGACAAGGATCCGGTGCTGCTGTCCGGAAGCCTGACCGAACTGCTCGATGTGCCGTCGTCCGGCATGGTGTCCGTAACCGCGGCGCTGACCGCCGCCGAGTGCGGCGATGTGCTGGATGCCCTGACGCAGGCCTCGCTGGACGGGGATCCGATGACCGCGCCCATCACAGAGCGCGGGCGCTCCCTCTCCGGCGGGCAGCGGCAGCGCCTGGCGCTGGCCAGATCACTGATCACCGACCCCGAGGCGCTGGTGCTGGACGAGCCCACGTCGGCCGTCGACTCGCACACCGAGGCGCGGATCGGCGACGGCCTGCGGGCGCTGCGGACGGGACGTACGACCGTCGTGTTCACATCGTCGCCGCTGCTGCTGGACCGGGCCGACCGGGTCGTCCTGGTCCGCGCGGGAGCGGTCGCCGCGGTGGGCGGGCATCGCGAGCTGATGCTCAGGGAGCCCCACTACCGCGAGGTGGTCACCCGGGACGAGTCCGCCGAGTCGCCTGAGGCCACGGGCTCAGGCACAGGCATGGACATGGACATGGACATGGACATGGACATGCCCGTACGCGAACGCTTCGCCGAGGAAATCTCCAGAGGACTGGCCGATCGGTTCACCGAAGCCGCCGCAGACATCGAGGAGTCCGCATGATCGGCGTGCCACCGCCGGTGTACGACCCGGCCGCGCCCCGTGCGGCGGCCACCCTTCCGGTCGGAACCTCCGCCACGGTCCGCTGCTACGTACGCGAGTTGCTGCGCCGGCACCGGGTGGCCTTCGTGCTGCTGGTCTCCGTCAACACGGTCGCCGTCGTGGCCTCGATGGTCGGTCCCTGGCTGCTCGGCGACCTGGTCCAGCGGTTGGCGGACGGGGCGAACGTCGTTCATCCGGAGCGCACGGTGGCGCTGTTCGCAGCGGCACTCGCCGTGCAGGCCGTGTTCGTACGGCTGGTGCGGCTGCGTGGGGCGACGCTGGGCGAACAGATGCTGGCGGATCTGCGCGAGGACTTCCTCGTCAGGTCCGTGGGACTTCCCCCGGGTGTGCTGGAGCGAGCCGGTACCGGCGATCTGCTGTCGCGTATCACCACTGACGTCGACCGCTTGGCCGATGCCATGCGGGAGGCCGTACCTCAGCTCACCATCGCGGTGTTCTGGGCCGTGCTGCTGCTCGGCGGGCTGGCGGTGACCGCGCCCCCGCTGGCTCCCGCGGTGCTACTGGCCGTGCCGCTGCTGGTGGTCGGGTGCCGCTGGTACTTCAAGCGGGCGCCCGCGGCCTACCGCTCGGAGTCCGCCGGGTACGCGGCGGTGGCGGCGGTGCTCGCCGAGACCGTCGATGCGGGCAGGACGGTGGAGGCCCACCGCCTGGGGCCCGCCCGGGTCGCGCTGTCGGACTTGCGGATCAGGCAGTGGACGGCCTGGGAGCGGTACACACTCTGGTTGCGGTCCGTGCTGTTCCCGATCATCAACGTCACGCACACGACGGTGCTCGGTTCCGTCCTGCTGGTCGGCGGGGTGTTCGTGCTCCAGGACTGGATCGGCATCGGACAGCTCACCACAGCCGCGCTGATCGCCCAGATGATGGTCGATCCGGTGAACCTGATCCTGCGCTGGTACGACGAGTTGCAGGTGGCGCAGGTGTCGCTGGCCCGGTTGGTGGGCGTACGCGAGGTAGAGCCCGACTCGGGTGACCCCGATGTGCGCCCCGAGGGGCGCGTGGTGCGCGCGGACGAGGTGCGTTTCGGCTACCGCGAGGGAGTCGACGTACTGCACCGGGTCTCGATGGAGGTGCCGCCGGGCACCCGGGTGGCGCTGGTCGGACCGTCCGGCGCCGGCAAGTCGACGCTGGGCCGGCTCCTCGCGGGGATCTACGCCCCGCGAAGCGGCCGGGTCACCCTCGGCGAGGCCGAGCTCTCCCGGATGCCCGCGGAACGGGTACGGGAACAGGTGGCACTGGTGAACCAGGAGCACCATGTGTTCGTCGGCTCGCTGCGGGACAACCTCCGGCTGGCCCGCGCGGACGCCGAGGACGCCGAGCTGTGGGCCGCCCTCGGCGCGGTGGACGCGGACGGCTGGGCGCGGGCCCTCGACGACGGCCTGGAGACCGAGGTCGGCTCGGGCGGGGCGGCGCTGACCCCGGCGCAGGCCCAGCAGATCGCCCTGGCCCGGCTGGTGCTGGCCGACCC
This DNA window, taken from Streptomyces sp. SCSIO 30461, encodes the following:
- a CDS encoding HSP90 family protein gives rise to the protein MSPSETAHTFQVDLRGLVDLLSHHLYSSPRVYLRELLQNAVDAITARQAIAPDAPGAITVRTGDTLTVTDTGIGLTEADVHRFLATIGRSSKRTAEGALDGVGLESARGEFIGQFGIGLLACFVVADEITVLSRSAADPAAPAVEWRGHSDGRYTIRTLPSSAVPEPGTTVRLVPRADNAEWTSPQRVVDLARHYGSLLRHEVTVVDSHGEKVRINDTPPWEQTHRSPLARREAMTAYCRDRFDFTPLDTIELDLPAAGLRGVAYVLPTAVSPAQRAGHRVHLKGMLLTDQAPELLPDWAFFVRCVVDTTSLRPTASRESLYEDGTLSAVRDTLGDRIRDWLTGLAASDPALLHRFIDTHHLAVKALARYDDELLRVVLPWLPFETTDGNVTLEEFARTHSALLVTRSVEEFRQVAPIAAAAGLGVVNGGYTYDRDLVHRLPEIRPGTSVSDLDPATVTAHLDAVDPTAELRAAAFLLVARETIGTHDCDVVLRDFQPVTAPALLLDNREARHERTRSSLAAESDGLWADILGSLRHETPRAQLVLNHLNPLVRQAITIAERGLAVTTAEALYGQALLLSRRPLKASESALLNRAFIGLLTHAMHNPGTDADGSGPRKDI
- a CDS encoding ABC transporter ATP-binding protein, which encodes MRPHSDPTWTPPDRPIDPSRAAFPDRRPAELRRIVRLFKPYRGRLAIVGLLVGASSLVSVASPFLLREILDTAIPQGRTGLLSLLALGMILTAVTTSVFGVLQTLISTTVGQRVMHDLRTGVYARLQRMPLAFFTRTRTGEVQSRIANDIGGMQATVTSTATSLVSNLTAVVATVVAMLALDWRLTVVSLVLLPVFVAISRRVGRERKAITAQRQKQMATMAATVTESLSVSGILLGRTMGRADSLTRSFADESERLVDLEVRSSMAGRWRMSTIGIVMAAMPALLYWAAGLTLQSGGAAISLGTLVAFVSLQQGLFRPAVSLLSTGVQIQTSLALFQRIFEYLDLPVDITEPAQPVRPDKVRGEVRFEGVEFGYDARGEPTLSGIELTVPAGSSLAVVGPTGSGKSTLSYLVPRLYDVTGGRVTLDGVDVRELAFDTLAQAVGVVSQETYLFHASVAENLRFAKPGATDEEIESAARAAQIHDHIASLPDGYDTLVGERGYRFSGGEKQRLAIARTILRDPPVLILDEATSALDTRTEHAVQQAIDALSAGRTTITIAHRLSTVRDADEIVVLDGGRIAERGSHTALMERGGRYAALVRRDAAPATVAAAAS
- a CDS encoding BCCT family transporter, with amino-acid sequence MPVTADLPALPESARHVGTDPVVFGVTAALALAFVVWGSVATDTLGRVSNALLSGLIHNFGWAFVLAASGFVVFALWLAISRYGSIPLGQDGEGPEFRTVSWVAMMFSAGMGIGLMFYGVSEPLAHFVAPPPGTHPADAAAAMATSMATTLFHWTLHPWAIYAAAGLAIAYSTFRRRRRQTVSAVFVPLIGERHANGTSGRVIDMLAIFATLFGSAASLGLGALQIGSGIGELGWLQKAGTGLLVGIIAVLTLAFVASAVSGVEKGIQWLSNINMVLALILAVFVFVAGPTIAVLDLLPTSIATYFGELPELAGRTDAASGSGVAAWLGTWTVFYWAWWISWTPFVGMFIARISRGRTIRQFVGGVILVPSVVSLCWFAIFGGTAMTLQGRGRLGAEQTPEGQLFDVLRQFPAATLTSLLVMVLVGIFFVSGADAASLVMGALSQKGALEPGRFVVVFWGLLTGAVAAVMLLVGGGQADALAGLQNLTILVAAPFALVMIGMCFSLVRDLRHDPLIVRGERGDEAVGVAVVEGHEKYAGDFVIRIGPSPRPTGAAEDASPRPK
- a CDS encoding NAD(P)-binding domain-containing protein, which encodes MNDFGEKDAGRPVDVVVIGAGQAGLSAAYHLRRVGLRPDEDFVALDHAPKPGGAWQFRWDSLTYGKVHGMHALPGMELVGAAEGRPSSEVIGDYFARYEQAFDLRVHRPVDVRAVREGEGGRLLVESSEGAYSARALINATGTWDRPFWPRYPGQEVFRGRQLHTSDYPGPEAFAGLRVVVVGGGASGTQHLMEIADFAAETTWVTRRPPVFREGPFGEVQGRAAVAMVEERVRRGLPPLSVVSVTGLALNEAVRRARAAGVLDRLPMFDRITPSGVAWDDGRTIDADVILWATGFRAAIDHLSPLRLREPGGGIAVDGTRAVRDGRVHLVGYGPSASTIGANRAGRAAVHEIQRLLAREPVVVSG